One Pirellulales bacterium DNA window includes the following coding sequences:
- a CDS encoding DUF1559 domain-containing protein translates to MHFLMPDLRFGCATCEANSGIANGSVPHCGKSVSRPTNNGVKELLRAGFTLVELLVVIAIIGILIALLLPAVQAAREAARRASCSNNLKQMSLAIHNYHGANNIFPDGGGYGVPPQPGITWAWGALILPFLEEANAQNLINFKASYNSTANQQAVKTLIPTYQCPSAPPNQLVSSTLAFPGTEDCAETNYLSVATHRAVLQGIDDKGTGVMFAASRTKMKDITDGTSKTLLICEVDVLDNDPFPTTYPAYCPGGVCQMGKIWFAWGGATSYYGINSKPSFDEGGIQSWHASGANFAFADGHVSFLSEILSRTVLKALTTRNLGETVDGRY, encoded by the coding sequence ATGCACTTTCTCATGCCTGACTTGCGCTTTGGCTGTGCTACGTGCGAAGCGAACAGCGGTATTGCGAATGGGTCAGTGCCTCATTGTGGCAAATCCGTCAGTCGCCCAACAAACAATGGTGTGAAGGAATTACTTCGTGCCGGATTTACCTTGGTAGAGCTCTTAGTCGTCATTGCGATTATTGGCATCCTTATTGCCCTGCTTTTGCCCGCGGTTCAGGCTGCACGTGAAGCAGCTCGGAGAGCAAGCTGTTCAAATAATTTGAAGCAAATGTCGCTGGCGATTCACAATTATCACGGTGCGAATAATATTTTTCCAGATGGCGGAGGCTATGGCGTGCCACCTCAGCCCGGAATAACGTGGGCCTGGGGCGCTTTGATATTACCGTTTCTTGAAGAGGCGAATGCGCAGAATCTAATTAACTTTAAGGCCTCATACAACTCGACGGCAAATCAACAAGCAGTAAAAACATTGATTCCCACTTACCAGTGCCCCAGCGCGCCTCCCAATCAGCTAGTTTCCTCGACATTAGCATTTCCCGGCACCGAAGACTGTGCGGAGACAAATTATCTTTCCGTTGCAACCCATCGAGCGGTTTTGCAGGGCATTGATGACAAGGGAACTGGTGTTATGTTTGCCGCGTCGCGCACCAAAATGAAAGATATTACCGACGGAACGAGCAAAACACTTTTAATTTGCGAGGTGGATGTATTGGACAATGACCCATTTCCGACGACGTATCCGGCCTATTGTCCTGGCGGGGTCTGTCAGATGGGAAAGATTTGGTTCGCATGGGGCGGAGCAACTAGTTATTACGGCATCAATTCAAAGCCGTCGTTCGATGAAGGCGGAATTCAGAGTTGGCATGCGTCTGGCGCGAATTTTGCTTTTGCCGATGGTCATGTCTCATTCCTGTCGGAGATACTCAGCCGCACGGTGCTCAAGGCATTAACGACTCGGAATTTGGGAGAAACGGTCGATGGCCGATACTAA
- a CDS encoding carbon-nitrogen hydrolase family protein produces MSIVLVLMGAFGSNLQASKTDGWTTAAPRDELTPKFVAMKDAGGEPILGIEHDEREGLDGYWTKAFPVKGGQWYRFSAQRKTTNVAVPRRSCLVRILWTDDRGAKVPRDEPPHSGYSPESLGNVEAEHPRDGATDDHGWCAVVGTYRAPRRATRAIVELHLQWAPRGTVKYRAIALDESEPLSNRLVRLAAIHYCPHGGKAPAENCRQFAPLIAEAAQRKADLVVLPETINYVGLDKSCAEVAESIPGQSTDYFAALAKQHDLYLVVSLYERSNHLIYNTAVLLGPEGTIVGKYRKVCLPREEIEKGVAPGNEYPVFDTRFGKLGMMVCYDGFFPEVARQLTNNGAEVIAWPVWGCNPALASARACENHVYLVSSTYCSPDQHWMLSAVWDHTGHPIAKGDTFGTVVAAEVDLSKPLIWNSLGDFHAELPRHRPVWSESADQ; encoded by the coding sequence ATGAGCATCGTCCTAGTGCTCATGGGTGCCTTCGGAAGCAATTTACAAGCGAGTAAGACCGATGGCTGGACGACTGCGGCGCCTAGGGACGAACTAACACCAAAGTTTGTGGCGATGAAAGATGCGGGCGGTGAGCCCATACTGGGAATCGAGCACGACGAGCGCGAAGGTCTGGATGGGTATTGGACGAAGGCATTTCCGGTCAAAGGAGGCCAGTGGTATCGATTTAGCGCACAACGAAAAACGACCAATGTGGCAGTTCCGCGACGAAGCTGCTTAGTCCGCATTTTGTGGACTGACGATCGAGGGGCAAAAGTGCCTCGCGATGAACCTCCTCACAGCGGTTATTCACCAGAATCGCTCGGCAATGTAGAAGCGGAGCATCCACGCGACGGTGCGACCGACGACCATGGCTGGTGCGCAGTCGTCGGCACCTATCGTGCGCCCCGACGAGCAACACGCGCAATCGTCGAACTTCACCTACAATGGGCGCCGCGCGGCACCGTCAAATATCGAGCAATTGCGTTGGATGAATCCGAGCCTTTGTCGAACCGCCTGGTACGTCTGGCAGCGATTCACTATTGTCCGCATGGCGGAAAGGCTCCGGCTGAGAACTGCCGTCAGTTTGCGCCGTTGATCGCCGAAGCGGCCCAGAGAAAGGCCGATCTCGTCGTTTTGCCTGAGACAATTAATTACGTTGGTCTCGACAAATCCTGCGCGGAAGTGGCAGAGTCCATTCCTGGTCAATCGACAGACTACTTTGCGGCATTGGCCAAACAGCATGATCTGTACCTTGTTGTCAGCTTATATGAACGGTCGAATCACTTGATATACAACACTGCGGTCTTGCTTGGGCCAGAGGGAACAATTGTCGGAAAATATCGCAAAGTCTGCCTTCCTCGCGAGGAGATCGAGAAAGGAGTCGCGCCGGGCAACGAGTATCCCGTCTTCGATACGCGTTTCGGAAAACTCGGCATGATGGTGTGCTACGACGGTTTTTTCCCAGAAGTCGCCCGGCAATTGACGAACAACGGCGCGGAAGTAATCGCTTGGCCCGTGTGGGGCTGTAATCCGGCGTTGGCCAGTGCGCGGGCTTGCGAAAACCACGTCTACCTTGTGAGCAGCACCTATTGTTCACCCGATCAACATTGGATGCTATCGGCCGTGTGGGACCACACCGGACATCCAATTGCTAAGGGTGACACGTTCGGCACCGTCGTCGCCGCCGAGGTTGATTTGTCGAAGCCGCTCATCTGGAACAGCTTGGGCGACTTCCATGCCGAGTTGCCAAGGCATCGCCCCGTCTGGAGCGAAAGCGCGGATCAATAA
- a CDS encoding PEP-CTERM sorting domain-containing protein, translating into MRCNTGKLALVCGIIVFQACRAQAALVYADDFEAETIGLNPLTPTIGANWFNNGNLSSNTVQANPLANAQNSSTRALQSERAGTPAGYSWIDLTPAESAQLAAGEKLTIQYQHYWPDAAKGGVFLGAYDNASHSFTNNAIDLELRAGLNRRFEYYNSATGYVNSGLSGTDNWDSITIVADFAANSWTLSVNGSSTAALPFTDNNDMSSVQTIMFGGSSGQTLAYVDNVRVYVGELPEPGAMCLLGSGVLAMFWFRRQFRSA; encoded by the coding sequence ATGCGATGCAACACTGGGAAACTGGCGCTCGTTTGTGGGATTATCGTCTTTCAGGCTTGCCGCGCGCAAGCAGCTCTGGTTTATGCCGACGATTTTGAAGCGGAGACGATTGGGCTAAATCCATTGACACCCACTATAGGGGCAAATTGGTTTAATAATGGCAATCTGTCTTCTAATACTGTTCAGGCCAACCCTCTTGCCAATGCGCAAAACAGCAGTACGCGAGCGCTTCAAAGTGAGAGGGCTGGTACGCCTGCTGGATACTCGTGGATCGACTTGACACCCGCCGAGTCTGCGCAATTGGCTGCAGGTGAGAAACTAACAATCCAGTACCAGCACTACTGGCCGGATGCAGCGAAGGGTGGAGTGTTTCTTGGCGCGTACGATAACGCTTCGCACAGTTTTACCAACAACGCGATTGATCTTGAATTGCGCGCAGGGTTGAATCGCAGGTTTGAATACTATAACAGCGCAACGGGTTATGTGAACTCAGGGCTTTCCGGCACAGATAACTGGGATAGCATAACAATCGTCGCCGATTTTGCGGCAAATAGCTGGACCTTGAGTGTGAATGGCTCGTCAACGGCGGCCTTGCCCTTTACTGACAACAATGATATGTCATCTGTACAGACGATTATGTTTGGTGGATCGTCGGGACAAACACTAGCTTACGTTGATAATGTTCGTGTTTACGTAGGAGAACTTCCGGAGCCAGGTGCAATGTGTTTGTTGGGTAGCGGCGTTCTAGCGATGTTCTGGTTTCGCCGACAGTTTCGATCGGCCTAG